One window from the genome of Hyperolius riggenbachi isolate aHypRig1 chromosome 6, aHypRig1.pri, whole genome shotgun sequence encodes:
- the LOC137521987 gene encoding phospholipase A2 inhibitor gamma subunit B-like: MVSSVTILWLVAALSGGAFSLTCFHCNTTNRPSCEDFETVCDSKFDVCLTTVTEIRSDKGQVKATRHVVKTCGEKKNCNQTYSMSFNSTSLYAATKCCETNKCKTEEPDLLKTLAKENKISCPTCNEPNIKCSSPLSITCLGEEMKCVSYESKEGGAASTKHQWKGCATDNVCTMQNMSTLPMGHILETRFQCSHAPPLLSVLLLPVAFGLAMLKLLL; the protein is encoded by the exons CCTTCTCCCTCACCTGCTTCCACTGCAACACGACCAACCGCCCCAGCTGTGAAGACTTCGAGACAGTCTGTGACTCCAAGTTTGACGTGTGTTTGACCACTGTGACCGAGATCCGTTCAG ATAAAGGACAAGTGAAAGCCACAAGGCATGTGGTGAAGACCTGCGGGGAGAAGAAGAACTGCAATCAGACTTACAGCATGTCCTTCAACTCCACCTCCTTATACGCCGCAACCAAGTGCTGCGAAACCAACAAGTGCAAAACAGAGGAGCCTGACT TGCTGAAGACCTTAGCAAAGGAGAACAAGATCAGTTGCCCGACCTGCAATGAGCCCAACATaaagtgcagcagccccctcagcATCACCTGCCTGGGGGAAGAGATGAAGTGTGTCAGCTACGAAAGCAAAGAAG GAGGCGCTGCAAGTACCAAGCACCAATGGAAGGGCTGCGCGACAGACAACGTGTGTACGATGCAGAACATGTCCACCCTGCCGATGGGCCACATTCTGGAGACACGGTTCCAGTGCAGCCATGCTCCGCCCCTCCTGTCCGTGCTGCTGCTTCCTGTGGCTTTCGGCCTGGCCATGCTGAAGCTCCTCCTGTAA